DNA from Longimicrobium sp.:
CGTGCACCGCGGAGCGCATCGCCGAGCGGGTCGCCCAGCAGCGCGAAGTTCGCGACGACAACGTCGAACGGGTCCCCGAAGCGGGCGGAAGCGCCCGCGAGCTCCGCGTAGGAGCAGACGTGGAACTCGCCGCCCCCCGCCTGGCGCGCCGCCTCCACCAGCGGCGCCGATGCATCGACGCCAACCACCTCCACGCCCGCGGCGGCGAGCGCCCGCGTCAGCCACCCCTCGCCGCAGCCGAGGTCGAGGGCGCGGCGGGGCGCGAGCGCCAGCACCGCGTCCTCGACCGCCTGGTCGGTCGCGAGCCGCCGCGAGGCGATGCGTCCATCGCGCACCGCCTCCGTCCACGCCGCCGCGTTGGTCTCCCAGCTACGCTCGATCTGCCGCAGCGTGTCGTCCGTCACGTGGCTCGCATTTGATCCGGTTCGCGGACGAGGAACAGCAATCTCACGCGGAGACGCGGAGACGCAGAAGAGAGACGGAGCAGCCGTACCTCCGCGCCTCCGCGTGGGCGATCCAGGCTCGCCGTTCTATCCGTCGTAACACGAGGTCGAATGTTGCGCGCCGTGTTACACTCAGCCGCTGCGGGGCAGGGAGACGGTGAATGTGGTGCCGTGCTCCGCGCTTGACTCCACCTCGATGCTGCCCTGGTGCGCCTGCACGATCTGCTGCGCGATGTACAGGCCCAGCCCCAGGCTCCCCTGGGGACCACCCGCCGCGGGCTCGACCACCTTGTTCCGGGGCTTCATCGGATTGAAGATCCCGTTCAGGCGGTCCTTGGGAATCGGCTTGCCGCGGTTGTGGATGGAGATCTGGACGGCGTCGTCCGTGCCCTCCACCTCCACGCACACCAGGGAGCCTTCATCGCCGTGCTGCACCGCGTTGCCGATCAGGTTCGACAACGCCTGGGTGAGCCGCTCGCAATCCCACTCTCCGTCCCCTTCGAGGCGCGTTTCCACCTCGAACCTGCGCTTCGGATTCG
Protein-coding regions in this window:
- a CDS encoding methyltransferase domain-containing protein: MTDDTLRQIERSWETNAAAWTEAVRDGRIASRRLATDQAVEDAVLALAPRRALDLGCGEGWLTRALAAAGVEVVGVDASAPLVEAARQAGGGEFHVCSYAELAGASARFGDPFDVVVANFALLGDPLGDALRGARALLKPGGALVIQTVHPWTARGDEPYRDGWRTERFAAFGSGFTEPMPWFYRTLESWLQVLRQAGLRVDAVREPIHPETGEPASLILIARAR